The genomic DNA AGCCGAGCCACTGGTCGGCCAGCTGCTCCCTTGCCCACTCCCGCTCGTGCCGGATCAGGTCCGCAAGCACCAGTGTCCCGCCCGGCCTGAGCACCCGTCTCACCTCGGCCAGGACCGCCGGAGGGTCAGCTGCGTGGTGGAGCACCATATTGAGGAGCGCGCAGTCGGTTTCTCCATCCGGCAGCGGCAGAAAGGTCATCTCTCCAAGGCGAAGGTCGATTCCGCAAACTCCCTCCGCTGCAAGCCTGGTTCGTGCTTCTTCGAGCATCGCGGGAGAGTGATCGACACCAATTACCCTGGCAGCTTTGCCCGCCAGTGCCGGCAGGAGCCCGCCGGTGCCTAGGCCTATCTCCACCAGCGTCTTGCCGCAAGGGATGAGCGAAAGAAGTTGATCACGGTAATCAGGGGTCGGCAGCAGCGTGCGGGCAAGGTTGTCCCACTGACGCGCATGGCGGTCGAAGAACTCGAAACTCTTTCTCCTTCGCTCCTCCAGCACGGCAGCGACAGAGGCCAGATCCTCCTTCAGGTTCGGAAGGGTTCCGGCACCCTCCTCGATGGCCGGGCGGATCGCCACGAAGAACGGGCTTCTCCCTCCGACGCGGTAGTAGCTCCAGGTTCCCTGTCGCTTGACTACAAGCACCCCCGCCTCCGTCAGGATCTTGAGGTGCCATGACACCTTCGACTGACCCATCTTCAGGATAAAGGTCAGCTCCTGCACGGTGAACTCGCCGCGGAGAAGAACCGCCACAAGACGGAGACGACATGGGTCTGCAAGAGCTTTAAGAACAGCTAGCATGAAGAAACCGAGGCATCGGAATAGTTAAATCAAGTTTGGTTGATATATCACATCTAAAGATACTGGTCAATGTTTAGGTGTCAACCAGGGATCACTAAGGATCTGTGCCGATAGGGGCGAAACCGAGCTACAAAATGAAAAAGGGGCGCCGGAACAAACCGCCACCCCTTCCCTGAATATCCGCCCGATTCGCTAGGCTGCCGCTTCGGCCTCGGCAGTCCCTGCTTCCTCGCCGAAAAACTCAGCAAAGATCTCTCTGACGGTAGTGATCCGGTCCGCCCTCCAGGCATTAGAGCCGCAAAACACGAGCCCCGTCTCCACGTCCCCACGCTGGGCACGGTCAAGGGCCTTAACGATGCAGAACCGTTCTCCGGCTTCCTTGTAAGAGCATTTTTTGAGACACCCGGTGGTGCAGGTGGAATTCCTCACCTGGTCGTAGAGAACAATGTCTTCCTGATTTCGGAGGATGGCTCGTCCGGGAAGCCCCGCCGGGCTCATGATGAGACCGATGTCATCCTGCATGCAGTCGATATACGCCTGTTTGAAGGATTCCGCAGCATCACATTCCACAGTAGGCACGAACCGGCTGGCTACCTGTACCCCATCCGCCCCCTGCTCCAGTGCGTACAGAAGGTCGGCTCGGTCCCATATACCACCTGCTGCAATAACGGGCACATCCTTGCCGTACTCGCTGCGGAAGAACTCTTTCACGTCGCGCACTGTCGCATACTGGTCGTAGTCACCCGTGCCGATGTTTTCCATTTTTTCGCCGAGATGCCCGCCGGCAGTGTCCGGATCTTCCACCACCACCGCATCGGGGAGACGGCTGTACCCCTTTTCCCATTTCCGCGCAATCAATTGTGCTGCCCGCACGGAGGAAACGATCGGAACAAGGGCCACATCCGGTGCGTGAGACGTGAGCCCCGGAAGGGTGAGCGGAAGTCCCGCACCACATACGATAACTTTCGCGCCCCCCTCGATGGCGGCTTCCACCAGCGCCTCGAAGTCGGAAAGGGCGACCATCACGTTGACGCCAATCACCCCGTCCGGCGCTATTTCGTATGCCTTCTTCAGTTCCGCTTTGAACCCTTCCGCATCAGCCTCCATATAGTTGTCACCGTTGAAGAACCCGCTGTTCAAAGCTATACCCGCAGCCGCCACAAGCCCTACACCGCCGCACCGAGCAACATGTCCCGCAAGCGACCCGCCCGAGATTCGGACCCCCATCCCCCCCTGGATGAGCGGGTATTTGACGTGATGAATTCCGATCTGCAAAGGTTTGTACATTGTCTCCTCCGGACGTTGGTCTTCTCTGTGTAAACAGTAGCAGAAAGTGTTCATAAGACTATGTAATAAAACTGTAAAAGCGCCCGCGGCACAAGGTGCACGCTATTAAAAAAGCCTTGCGTGTCGCGGGGTTCGGTGCTACACAGAGGTCATGAAATGGTTACGCAACCTGCTTCATCCGCTCGTAGCTCTGATCGCTATTCAGCTCCTGTGGGTTCTCCTGGTCGTCTTCTGGATCAACTGGTTTGTCGGGCGACATAAGGAGTTCCGGGAACTGGCGGCCAGGTATGGGCTCCCACTGGTCAAACCCGGGCTGGATTGGATCGTCCTCGCAGAAGGGCTCGTCCTTCTGGCAGCAATACTGGCCGGTGTCTACATTATCTTTCTCTACTGGAAGCGGCAGCAGCGCCTCTACCGCGAGCAGCGTAATTTCATCTCCCAGGTGACCCACGAACTCAAATCCCCCCTTGCATCGATCCAGCTCCACTTGGAGACCATCCGTCTACGGAACCCTCCGCAGGAGAAGGTGGAACGGTTTCTAGATACGATGCTGGCCGACACGGAGCGCCTCAACAACCTCATAAGCAATCTCCTGATGGCAGCAAAGCTGGAACAGCGGCGTAGAGAAGCTCACGTATCCACAGTCGACCTCTCCTCCCTCGTCACCACACTTATGGAAAGGAAGCGAGCAAAGCTTCCCGAAGGTGGAAACCTAGCGCTTGCCGTGGAAAACGGAATCCGTGCGAGCGTCGACGCGGAGGAGATAGAAATGGTGCTGAGGAATCTTTTCGAAAATGCCATTCTTTATTCTCCCGCGGCGCCGGACATCTCCGTGGAACTGAAGACGGAAGGGAAAAACATTCTCCTGTCATTCAGTGACAAAGGCCTTGGAATTCCGAAACAGGACCTGAAAAAGATCTTCCGGATGTTCTATCGTGTGCGCCAGCCTGGTGAAAATATCCGCGGCAGCGGCCTTGGCCTCTACATAGTGAAGTCTGTTGTAACCGAGCATGGCGGCACCGTCCGCGTCACAAGCGAAGGGCCGGGAAGGGGGAGCACCTTCATCATAACTCTTCCGCGGGCGAGGTAGCCCCGAAAACCTCAGGGACGCGGACATGATTTTGAGGAGAATAAATTGACGGAAAACAAGCCGGCCATCCTTCTGGTGGAAGATGAGATGCACCTGGCCAGGGGGATATGTTTCAATCTGGAGATGGAAGGATACCGGGTTAGCCACGTGGAGACGGGAGAGGAAGCGTTGGAAAGGCTTCTCCATGACCGTTTCTCCCTGATAATTCTCGATGTGATGCTGCCGGGAATGGATGGCTTCGAAGTTTGCCGCGAGATCAGGGAAACCGATTCCCGCGTGCCGATCCTCATGCTTACTGCGCGTGCCGATGAGGGAGATCGGATTACCGGCCTTGAAAGCGGCGCAGACGACTATCTCGTCAAACCCTTCAGCCTCAATGAATTCCTGCTCCGAGTAAGCGGGATGCTGCGCCGATCATCCTGGTATCAGCCGGAACCCGTTGAGGAAGCCTACCATTTCGGCGACAACGAGGTATTTCTCCTCTCCTACCACGCCCGCACCGCCCAGGGCGAAATAGACCTTACCGACCTGGAGGTGAAGATGCTCTCCCTCTTCTTTCAGAAGGAGGGGGAGGCGCTGCCTCGCAGGGTGATCCTCGAAAAGGTGTGGGGCTACTCTTCCGACACGGAAACGCGAACTCTCGACAACTTTGTTGTCCGGCTGCGAAAGTACTTCGAACCTGACCCGGCCAATCCTGTTTTCTTTCAGACCGTGCGGGGAGTTGGATACAGGTTCAGACGAGTGAAGGGGGTAGAATGAGCGGGAAGAAGGATGCAAAATCAAGAAAGGCCGGATGCTGAATGCACCCGGCCTTTCCATGAGAGCTATGTCGTCTCAGGATTCTCTTGAGTCTATAATCCTGCCTTTTTCCGCAATTCATCCACCTTGTCGGTACGCTCCCAGGTGAACTCGGGGAGTTCACGTCCGAAGTGCCCATACGCGGCGGTTTTCCGGTAAATGGGACGGAGCAGATCAAGCTGCTCTATGATGGCTCGGGGACGCATGTCGAATACTTCCCTCACAATTTCAGCTATCCTGCTGGAAGGTATCTTACCGGTGCCGGAGGTGTCGACCATGATCGATACCGGCTCAGCTACGCCGATGGCATACGCCACCTGCACTTCGC from Geobacter sp. DSM 9736 includes the following:
- a CDS encoding response regulator transcription factor, whose product is MTENKPAILLVEDEMHLARGICFNLEMEGYRVSHVETGEEALERLLHDRFSLIILDVMLPGMDGFEVCREIRETDSRVPILMLTARADEGDRITGLESGADDYLVKPFSLNEFLLRVSGMLRRSSWYQPEPVEEAYHFGDNEVFLLSYHARTAQGEIDLTDLEVKMLSLFFQKEGEALPRRVILEKVWGYSSDTETRTLDNFVVRLRKYFEPDPANPVFFQTVRGVGYRFRRVKGVE
- a CDS encoding sensor histidine kinase KdpD — encoded protein: MKWLRNLLHPLVALIAIQLLWVLLVVFWINWFVGRHKEFRELAARYGLPLVKPGLDWIVLAEGLVLLAAILAGVYIIFLYWKRQQRLYREQRNFISQVTHELKSPLASIQLHLETIRLRNPPQEKVERFLDTMLADTERLNNLISNLLMAAKLEQRRREAHVSTVDLSSLVTTLMERKRAKLPEGGNLALAVENGIRASVDAEEIEMVLRNLFENAILYSPAAPDISVELKTEGKNILLSFSDKGLGIPKQDLKKIFRMFYRVRQPGENIRGSGLGLYIVKSVVTEHGGTVRVTSEGPGRGSTFIITLPRAR
- a CDS encoding nitronate monooxygenase family protein; amino-acid sequence: MYKPLQIGIHHVKYPLIQGGMGVRISGGSLAGHVARCGGVGLVAAAGIALNSGFFNGDNYMEADAEGFKAELKKAYEIAPDGVIGVNVMVALSDFEALVEAAIEGGAKVIVCGAGLPLTLPGLTSHAPDVALVPIVSSVRAAQLIARKWEKGYSRLPDAVVVEDPDTAGGHLGEKMENIGTGDYDQYATVRDVKEFFRSEYGKDVPVIAAGGIWDRADLLYALEQGADGVQVASRFVPTVECDAAESFKQAYIDCMQDDIGLIMSPAGLPGRAILRNQEDIVLYDQVRNSTCTTGCLKKCSYKEAGERFCIVKALDRAQRGDVETGLVFCGSNAWRADRITTVREIFAEFFGEEAGTAEAEAAA
- a CDS encoding metalloregulator ArsR/SmtB family transcription factor, with protein sequence MLAVLKALADPCRLRLVAVLLRGEFTVQELTFILKMGQSKVSWHLKILTEAGVLVVKRQGTWSYYRVGGRSPFFVAIRPAIEEGAGTLPNLKEDLASVAAVLEERRRKSFEFFDRHARQWDNLARTLLPTPDYRDQLLSLIPCGKTLVEIGLGTGGLLPALAGKAARVIGVDHSPAMLEEARTRLAAEGVCGIDLRLGEMTFLPLPDGETDCALLNMVLHHAADPPAVLAEVRRVLRPGGTLVLADLIRHEREWAREQLADQWLGFDEEELAAWLRQAGFEDIRCGRVEGGKGQESVVIVHAHRT